Proteins from a single region of Erythrobacter sp.:
- the pgi gene encoding glucose-6-phosphate isomerase, whose protein sequence is MAGGGVAAQIWADLSALAPQRLDALFAGDPARVEAMTRRIAWPIGLGDEATAGMRIDFSKTHLGEPELAAFEALAEAMGFGPAREALFGGGIINVTEGRAATHGALRGSGTPAAVEEAEALLARMGMLVEAIHEGALGEVRHCIAIGIGGSALGPALAIDALTRDLALVDVHVVSNIDGLALEQAFAACDPATTLIALASKTFTTIETMTNAASALKWLAENGVTDPGGRVVALTAAPDKAVEWGVDETRVLPFPESVGGRYSLFSSIGFPIALAIGIEEFTAMLTGAKAVDDHFRSTEGRANAPLLAAFADQYYTRLRGCQTRAVFAYDERLALLPDYLQQLEMESNGKSVKADGTPVDGPTAAVTWGGVGTDAQHAVFQLLHQGTHLIPVDFLASIAPGDELDPAHHRTLLMNCLAQGAALMAGKPSDDPARAYPGDRPSTTILVDDCDAAALGALIAFHEQRTFANAVLMGINPFDQFGVELGKAIAKQIDSGEGQFDPSTQALMAAAGLA, encoded by the coding sequence ATGGCAGGCGGGGGTGTGGCAGCGCAAATCTGGGCGGACCTCTCTGCATTGGCGCCGCAGCGGCTGGACGCGCTGTTCGCTGGCGATCCGGCCCGCGTGGAGGCCATGACCCGCCGCATTGCATGGCCCATCGGCCTTGGCGACGAAGCGACGGCCGGCATGCGGATCGACTTTTCCAAGACCCATCTGGGCGAACCTGAACTCGCCGCTTTCGAAGCGCTGGCCGAGGCCATGGGCTTTGGCCCTGCGCGCGAGGCGCTGTTCGGCGGCGGCATCATCAACGTGACCGAGGGCCGCGCGGCCACCCACGGCGCGCTGCGCGGCAGCGGCACACCCGCGGCGGTCGAGGAGGCCGAGGCGCTGCTGGCGCGCATGGGGATGCTGGTGGAAGCGATCCACGAAGGGGCGCTGGGCGAAGTGCGCCACTGCATCGCCATCGGCATCGGCGGATCGGCACTGGGCCCCGCGCTCGCCATCGACGCGCTGACCCGTGACCTCGCGCTGGTCGATGTCCATGTCGTCTCGAACATTGACGGGCTGGCGCTGGAACAGGCCTTCGCCGCCTGCGATCCGGCGACCACGCTGATCGCTCTTGCCTCCAAGACCTTCACCACCATCGAGACCATGACCAATGCGGCCAGCGCGCTGAAGTGGCTGGCGGAGAATGGCGTCACCGATCCCGGCGGCCGCGTGGTGGCGCTCACCGCCGCGCCGGACAAGGCGGTGGAATGGGGCGTGGACGAGACCCGCGTGCTGCCTTTCCCCGAAAGCGTGGGCGGGCGCTATTCGCTGTTCTCCAGCATCGGCTTCCCGATCGCGCTCGCCATCGGGATTGAGGAATTCACCGCGATGCTGACCGGCGCCAAGGCGGTGGATGATCACTTCCGCAGCACCGAAGGCCGCGCCAATGCCCCGCTGCTCGCGGCTTTCGCGGACCAGTATTACACCCGCCTGCGCGGCTGCCAGACCCGCGCGGTCTTCGCCTATGACGAGCGGCTCGCGCTGCTGCCCGACTATCTCCAGCAGCTCGAAATGGAATCGAACGGCAAGAGCGTGAAGGCCGATGGAACGCCGGTCGACGGGCCGACCGCGGCTGTCACCTGGGGCGGGGTGGGCACCGACGCGCAGCACGCTGTGTTCCAGCTGCTGCATCAGGGCACGCATCTCATCCCGGTCGATTTTCTGGCCAGCATCGCGCCGGGCGACGAGCTTGATCCCGCGCATCACCGCACCTTGCTGATGAACTGCCTTGCGCAAGGGGCGGCGCTGATGGCGGGCAAGCCTTCGGACGACCCTGCGCGCGCCTATCCGGGGGATCGGCCCTCGACCACGATCCTCGTCGATGATTGCGATGCGGCGGCGCTCGGCGCGCTGATCGCCTTCCACGAACAGCGCACCTTCGCCAATGCGGTCCTGATGGGGATCAATCCCTTCGACCAGTTCGGGGTGGAGCTGGGCAAGGCGATCGCCAAGCAGATCGACAGCGGGGAAGGGCAGTTCGATCCGAGCACCCAGGCGCTGATGGCGGCAGCCGGTCTTGCCTGA
- the lepB gene encoding signal peptidase I codes for MDVKTQSLGQVPRAADIAGSGDSWGGFVWFIIKLLLAVLAIRVFVFSPFSIPSESMLPRLMNGDYLLAAKWPYGYSRQSLPFDVPLPHGRLLGGAPERGDVVIFKHPVDGRDYIKRVIGLPGDSVAVMGGQLVLNGALVKRERLSDFLIPTSLNTGCEWGGETARMGDGREACRYVRFRETLPGGKAYEVLDFGLTTGDSFAPVTVPEGAMFVMGDNRDNSRDSRWPAAEGDAVGLVPLDRLVGRAALVVWSTDGSASWLNPISWFSAARWARIGGML; via the coding sequence ATGGATGTTAAGACCCAATCGCTCGGGCAAGTGCCCCGCGCCGCAGACATTGCGGGTTCTGGTGACAGCTGGGGCGGATTTGTGTGGTTTATCATCAAGCTGTTGCTCGCCGTGCTGGCGATCAGGGTATTCGTATTCTCGCCATTCTCGATCCCTTCCGAGAGTATGCTGCCACGGCTGATGAACGGGGATTACCTGCTCGCGGCCAAGTGGCCCTATGGCTATTCGCGCCAGTCCCTGCCGTTTGATGTGCCGCTGCCGCATGGCCGTCTGCTGGGCGGCGCGCCGGAGCGCGGCGATGTGGTGATCTTCAAGCATCCGGTCGACGGGCGCGACTATATCAAGCGGGTGATCGGACTGCCGGGAGACAGCGTGGCGGTGATGGGCGGCCAGCTGGTGCTGAACGGCGCGCTGGTGAAGCGCGAGCGGCTCTCCGATTTCCTCATCCCCACCTCGCTCAATACGGGGTGCGAATGGGGCGGCGAGACGGCGCGCATGGGCGATGGGCGCGAGGCCTGCCGCTATGTCCGTTTCCGCGAGACCCTGCCCGGCGGCAAGGCTTACGAGGTGCTCGACTTCGGGCTCACCACCGGCGACAGCTTCGCCCCCGTCACTGTGCCCGAAGGCGCGATGTTCGTGATGGGCGACAACCGCGACAATTCGCGCGACAGCCGCTGGCCGGCGGCCGAAGGCGATGCGGTGGGGCTCGTCCCGCTCGACCGGCTGGTCGGCCGCGCCGCGCTGGTGGTGTGGTCAACCGATGGCAGCGCGAGCTGGCTGAACCCGATCTCTTGGTTCTCCGCCGCGCGCTGGGCGCGGATCGGTGGGATGCTGTGA
- a CDS encoding SDR family oxidoreductase has protein sequence MNVNGKTVLLTGGSAGIGREIARQLQAKGASVILTGRDPARLEAMRGEGFDVIAADLSNAAGVDALVAALGDRSIDILINNAGLGVPHDVRNALPDPDEADGCFYANLSAPVRLITALLPALRARPEAAIVNVTSGLAIAPNTASSVYCASKAGLRSFTMALRAQLAKEPILVVEALPPVVDTQMTADRDMSKMPPQECARQIIAAIEGNRPEANVGMVKLLRAVYSISPALARSVMQRF, from the coding sequence ATGAACGTCAACGGAAAGACCGTGTTGCTGACCGGCGGCAGCGCAGGCATCGGGCGCGAGATTGCGCGGCAATTGCAGGCCAAGGGCGCGAGCGTGATCCTCACCGGGCGCGATCCGGCGCGGCTCGAAGCGATGCGGGGCGAGGGGTTTGACGTGATCGCCGCTGACCTCTCGAACGCGGCGGGCGTCGATGCGCTGGTCGCGGCGCTGGGGGATCGCAGCATCGACATCCTCATCAACAATGCCGGCCTCGGCGTGCCGCATGATGTGCGCAATGCCCTGCCTGATCCCGACGAAGCGGACGGGTGCTTCTACGCCAACCTTTCCGCGCCGGTGCGGCTCATCACCGCGCTGCTCCCTGCCTTGCGGGCGCGCCCTGAAGCGGCGATCGTCAATGTGACGAGCGGGCTGGCGATTGCGCCCAACACCGCAAGCTCGGTATATTGCGCCAGCAAGGCGGGCCTACGCAGTTTCACCATGGCCCTGCGCGCGCAGCTCGCCAAGGAACCGATCCTCGTGGTCGAGGCCCTGCCGCCGGTGGTCGACACGCAGATGACGGCCGACCGCGACATGTCCAAGATGCCTCCGCAGGAATGCGCGCGCCAGATCATCGCCGCGATTGAAGGTAACCGGCCCGAAGCCAATGTCGGCATGGTGAAGCTGCTGCGCGCGGTCTATTCGATCTCGCCCGCGCTGGCGCGGAGCGTGATGCAGCGGTTCTAG
- a CDS encoding FAD-binding oxidoreductase, translating to MNRADVLVVGGGIAGLSLAGRLAPHMQVVVLEGESAPGYHASGRSVAFGHYGLGNEPVRDLTALSMTELAAHGSVHPALHIAHAEEIAALDALEDVHRHYACDYTRAGPEEARALMPALKAEACAAALIDHASLKLDTHAMLQACIAVLREHNGKLVTGARVSAIARDGSGWRVQTAAGDFAAPILVNAAGAWADAIARMAGVTPIGIEPRRRTVISFAAPEGEDVSHWPFTKTVGEGFYLLPEGRGALLASSMDQTPSEPCDAAAEELDIAIAADRVEQATTLPIRRIAHSWAGLRSFAPDELPVIGEAAGAPGFYWVAGQGGAGFQTAPALSRIAAATVLGHAFPEDAAAKGLSFATFSPARLGV from the coding sequence ATGAACAGGGCCGATGTGCTGGTGGTGGGCGGCGGGATTGCGGGGCTGAGCCTTGCAGGCCGGCTTGCACCGCATATGCAGGTGGTGGTGCTGGAGGGCGAGAGCGCGCCGGGATACCACGCCTCGGGCCGCTCGGTCGCCTTTGGGCATTACGGCCTCGGCAATGAGCCGGTGCGCGATCTGACCGCGCTGAGCATGACGGAGCTGGCCGCGCATGGCTCGGTGCATCCGGCGCTCCATATCGCGCACGCAGAAGAGATCGCGGCGCTCGATGCGCTGGAGGATGTGCACCGCCACTATGCTTGCGATTACACGCGGGCCGGGCCGGAGGAGGCCCGCGCCCTGATGCCCGCGCTGAAGGCGGAGGCCTGCGCGGCGGCGCTGATCGACCATGCTTCGCTGAAGCTCGATACGCACGCAATGCTGCAAGCCTGCATCGCGGTTTTGCGCGAACACAACGGCAAGCTGGTGACGGGCGCGCGGGTCAGCGCGATTGCCCGTGACGGCAGCGGCTGGCGGGTGCAAACGGCGGCGGGCGACTTCGCTGCGCCGATCCTCGTCAATGCGGCGGGGGCCTGGGCGGACGCAATTGCGCGGATGGCGGGCGTCACGCCCATCGGGATCGAGCCGCGCCGCCGCACGGTGATCTCCTTTGCAGCACCCGAAGGCGAGGATGTGAGCCACTGGCCCTTCACCAAGACCGTGGGCGAAGGCTTCTACCTCCTGCCCGAGGGGCGCGGGGCGCTGCTCGCTTCCAGCATGGACCAGACCCCGTCCGAGCCTTGCGATGCGGCAGCCGAAGAACTCGACATCGCGATCGCGGCAGACCGCGTGGAGCAGGCGACCACGCTTCCTATCCGCCGCATCGCCCATAGCTGGGCGGGCCTCAGGAGCTTTGCGCCGGACGAGCTTCCGGTGATCGGCGAGGCAGCAGGCGCGCCGGGGTTTTACTGGGTAGCCGGGCAAGGCGGCGCGGGGTTCCAGACCGCCCCTGCACTCTCGCGGATCGCGGCGGCGACGGTGCTGGGCCATGCCTTCCCCGAGGATGCGGCGGCGAAGGGGCTGTCCTTCGCAACCTTCAGCCCCGCGCGGCTGGGGGTCTAG
- the gorA gene encoding glutathione-disulfide reductase produces MVSAEFDYDLFTIGAGSGGVRASRVAAAHGARVAVAEEYRVGGTCVIRGCVPKKMLVYGAHFAEDLEDAKQFGWTIEGKSFDWKALRDVVQNDVTRLEGLYGQTLSNHNVTTINERAEITGPHQITLASGKVITAKYILIATGARPHVPAFPGSEHVITSNEAFHLDTLPRRILIAGGGYIANEFAGIFNEFGCKVTIANRSDTILRGYDEALRDRLLQISMVKGICFLFHAEFESIEKQADGTLLVKLTGQDAAEYDAVMFATGRVPNIEGLGLETVGVATGTRGEILVDAFSRTNVDHIYAVGDVTDRVQLTPVAIREGQAFADSVFGGVEPYAVDHSCVPAAVFSHPPIAAVGMTESEARNQLGNIRVYQADFRPMKNVLAGRNERCLYKMIVDAANDRIVGIHMIGPDAPEILQAAAIAVKAGLTKADFDATVAIHPTMAEELVLFK; encoded by the coding sequence ATGGTGTCGGCCGAATTTGATTATGACCTCTTCACCATCGGCGCAGGCTCGGGCGGGGTGCGCGCCAGCCGCGTCGCTGCCGCGCACGGCGCGCGGGTGGCGGTGGCCGAGGAATACCGGGTCGGCGGCACCTGCGTGATCCGCGGCTGCGTGCCCAAGAAGATGCTCGTCTACGGCGCCCACTTTGCCGAGGATCTGGAGGACGCCAAGCAGTTCGGCTGGACCATCGAGGGCAAGAGCTTCGACTGGAAGGCGCTGCGCGATGTCGTCCAGAACGATGTGACGCGGCTTGAGGGGCTCTATGGCCAGACGCTCTCCAACCACAATGTCACCACCATCAACGAGCGCGCCGAGATCACCGGCCCGCACCAGATCACGCTGGCGAGCGGCAAGGTGATCACGGCGAAATACATCCTCATCGCCACCGGCGCGCGCCCGCATGTGCCCGCCTTTCCGGGCAGCGAGCATGTCATCACCTCGAACGAGGCCTTCCATCTCGACACCCTGCCGCGCCGCATCCTGATTGCCGGCGGGGGCTATATCGCCAATGAATTCGCCGGCATCTTCAACGAATTCGGCTGCAAGGTGACAATCGCCAACCGGTCCGACACGATCCTGCGCGGCTATGACGAAGCGTTGCGCGACCGGCTGCTCCAGATCTCGATGGTGAAGGGCATCTGCTTCCTGTTCCATGCCGAGTTCGAGAGCATTGAAAAGCAGGCTGACGGCACGCTGCTGGTCAAGCTGACCGGGCAGGACGCAGCCGAATATGATGCGGTGATGTTCGCCACCGGCCGCGTGCCCAATATCGAAGGTCTGGGGCTGGAGACGGTCGGCGTTGCCACCGGCACAAGGGGTGAGATCCTGGTCGATGCCTTCAGCCGCACCAATGTCGATCACATCTATGCCGTGGGCGATGTGACCGACCGGGTGCAGCTTACCCCCGTCGCGATCCGCGAAGGGCAGGCTTTCGCGGATTCGGTGTTTGGCGGGGTGGAGCCCTATGCGGTCGATCATTCCTGCGTGCCAGCTGCGGTGTTCAGCCACCCGCCCATTGCCGCTGTCGGCATGACCGAGAGCGAGGCGCGCAACCAGCTTGGCAATATCCGCGTCTATCAGGCCGATTTCCGACCGATGAAGAATGTGCTGGCAGGCCGTAACGAGCGCTGCCTCTACAAGATGATCGTCGATGCCGCGAACGATCGGATCGTCGGCATCCACATGATCGGCCCCGACGCGCCCGAAATCCTGCAAGCGGCGGCCATCGCAGTGAAGGCCGGGCTGACCAAGGCCGATTTCGACGCCACCGTGGCGATCCACCCGACCATGGCCGAGGAACTGGTGCTGTTCAAATGA
- a CDS encoding acyl-CoA carboxylase subunit beta has translation MSANIAEMERRREAARMGGGAKRIEAQHAKGKLTARERLDVLLDEGSFEEIDTYVEHDCMDFGMETQRIPGDGVVTGSGTINGRLVYVFSQDFTVFGGSLSKRHAEKICKVMDTAMKVGAPVIGLNDSGGARIQEGVASLGGYAEVFQRNVLASGVVPQISLIMGPCAGGAVYSPAMTDFIFMVKDSSYMFVTGPDVVKTVTNEVVTQEELGGAITHTTKTSVADLAYENDVDALLATRRFFDFLPLSNRDEAPVLPTGDAWDRIDNSLDTLIPDNANQPYDMHEVITKVLDEGDFFEIQPAHAGNIICGFGRVEGRTVGVVANQPMVLAGVLDINSSKKAARFVRFCDAFEIPIVTFVDVPGFLPGTAQELGGIIKHGAKLLFAYAEATVPKITVITRKAYGGAYDVMASKHLRGDLNYAWPTAEIAVMGAKGAVEIIFRQEKDDPAKIAERTKEYEDRFANPFVAAQRGYIDEVIYPHSTRKRIALGLRKLRTKQLENPWKKHDNIPL, from the coding sequence GTGTCCGCCAATATCGCCGAAATGGAACGTCGCCGCGAAGCTGCCCGGATGGGTGGCGGGGCCAAGCGCATCGAAGCCCAGCACGCCAAGGGCAAGCTGACCGCGCGTGAACGCCTCGACGTGCTGCTCGACGAAGGCAGCTTCGAGGAAATCGACACCTATGTCGAACACGACTGCATGGATTTCGGCATGGAAACCCAGCGCATTCCGGGCGACGGGGTGGTGACGGGCAGCGGCACGATCAATGGCCGGCTGGTCTATGTGTTCTCGCAGGATTTCACCGTGTTCGGCGGAAGCCTCTCCAAACGCCATGCCGAGAAGATCTGCAAGGTGATGGACACCGCGATGAAGGTCGGCGCGCCGGTGATCGGCCTCAACGATTCGGGCGGGGCGCGCATTCAGGAGGGCGTCGCATCGCTCGGCGGCTATGCCGAGGTGTTCCAGCGAAATGTGCTCGCATCCGGCGTCGTCCCGCAGATCAGCCTGATCATGGGGCCGTGTGCGGGCGGGGCGGTCTATTCGCCTGCGATGACCGACTTCATCTTCATGGTGAAGGACAGCTCCTACATGTTCGTCACCGGCCCCGATGTGGTGAAGACCGTCACCAACGAGGTCGTGACGCAGGAGGAACTTGGCGGCGCAATCACCCACACCACCAAGACTTCCGTCGCCGATCTCGCCTACGAAAACGATGTCGATGCGTTGCTGGCGACCCGCCGCTTCTTCGATTTCCTGCCGCTGTCGAACCGCGACGAGGCCCCGGTGCTCCCCACCGGCGATGCGTGGGACCGGATCGACAACAGCCTCGACACGCTGATCCCCGACAATGCCAACCAGCCCTATGACATGCACGAGGTGATCACCAAGGTGCTGGACGAGGGCGATTTCTTCGAGATCCAGCCGGCCCACGCGGGCAACATCATCTGCGGTTTCGGCCGCGTGGAAGGCCGCACCGTCGGCGTAGTCGCGAACCAGCCGATGGTGCTGGCGGGCGTGCTCGACATCAATTCCTCGAAGAAGGCCGCGCGTTTCGTGCGCTTCTGCGATGCCTTCGAGATCCCGATCGTCACCTTCGTCGACGTCCCCGGCTTCCTCCCCGGCACGGCGCAGGAACTGGGCGGGATCATCAAGCACGGCGCGAAGCTGCTGTTCGCCTATGCCGAGGCGACCGTGCCCAAGATCACCGTCATCACCCGCAAGGCTTACGGCGGGGCCTATGACGTGATGGCTTCGAAGCACCTGCGCGGTGATTTGAATTATGCTTGGCCCACCGCCGAAATCGCGGTGATGGGCGCCAAGGGCGCGGTGGAGATCATCTTCCGCCAGGAAAAGGACGACCCCGCCAAGATCGCCGAGCGGACCAAGGAATACGAAGACCGCTTCGCCAACCCCTTCGTCGCAGCCCAGCGTGGCTATATCGACGAGGTGATCTACCCGCACTCGACCCGGAAGCGCATCGCGCTGGGGCTAAGGAAGCTGCGGACGAAGCAGCTGGAGAACCCGTGGAAGAAGCATGACAATATTCCGCTATGA
- a CDS encoding enoyl-CoA hydratase-related protein: MSYETIRVERDGPLLTITLNRPERLNAMPPAMADELGQAFYDLGDARAVLITGEGKGFCSGADLSARGSGSALGGKGGSHEALINHYNPAISQIIRANVPVICAVNGPAAGVGCSLALAADFTIAAKSAYFLQAFVNIGLVPDGGSTWLLARAIGRARATRMMMLGEKISGSQAEEWGLVYKCVEDADLMSEARALAEKLANGPTVAYATMKRNIATAMDQNLQMVLLAEAEGQRIAGATKDAMEGGMAFLQKRKAEFKGH; this comes from the coding sequence ATGTCCTACGAAACCATCCGCGTTGAACGTGACGGCCCGCTGCTGACCATCACCCTCAACCGCCCCGAGCGGCTCAACGCCATGCCGCCCGCGATGGCGGACGAGCTGGGTCAGGCCTTCTATGACCTTGGCGATGCGCGCGCGGTGCTGATCACGGGCGAGGGCAAGGGCTTCTGCTCGGGCGCGGATTTGTCCGCTCGCGGGAGCGGCTCTGCGCTGGGCGGCAAGGGCGGTAGCCACGAGGCGCTGATCAATCACTACAACCCCGCGATCAGCCAGATCATCCGCGCGAATGTGCCGGTGATCTGCGCGGTCAATGGCCCGGCGGCGGGTGTCGGCTGCTCGCTCGCGCTGGCGGCGGACTTCACTATCGCGGCCAAGAGCGCCTATTTCCTGCAAGCCTTCGTCAATATCGGCCTTGTCCCCGATGGCGGCTCGACCTGGCTGCTCGCCCGCGCCATCGGCCGCGCGCGTGCCACCCGCATGATGATGCTGGGCGAGAAGATCTCCGGTAGCCAGGCCGAGGAATGGGGCCTCGTCTACAAGTGCGTCGAGGATGCTGACCTGATGAGCGAAGCCCGCGCGCTGGCGGAGAAGCTCGCGAACGGCCCGACGGTTGCCTACGCCACGATGAAGCGCAACATCGCCACCGCGATGGACCAGAACCTCCAGATGGTGCTGCTCGCCGAGGCCGAGGGCCAGCGCATCGCCGGCGCGACCAAGGACGCGATGGAGGGCGGCATGGCCTTCCTCCAGAAGCGGAAAGCGGAATTCAAGGGGCACTAA
- a CDS encoding DEAD/DEAH box helicase, whose protein sequence is MTTFADLGLSQPVLQALDMKGYNTPTPIQEQAIPPVLKGRDLLGIAQTGTGKTAAFMLPSIDRLREADKPIPFKSCRMLVLAPTRELAVQIADSAKDYGALAGLKVQCIVGGTSVGKDRNKLHRGTDILVATPGRLLDLIDQKALNLNGIEVLVLDEADQMLDLGFIHALRKIRELAPKDRQTLFFSATMPKAIKELVSGYCHNPVQVSVTPESTTAERIDQYLFMVQQDEKTALLEMILKRRHQVPGEFERILIFTRTKHGADRVVKKLQQAGIESNAIHGNKSQPQRQRALDEFRKARVPVLIATDVAARGIDIPGVSHVINYELPNVPEQYVHRIGRTARAGRDGVAIAFCAEDERAYLKDIRKTTGAELERLPLPDNFRAVVEGEGPEKPAPRQPMKRVQARPLGQRKPQGDRRPDGERRPQQGEQRRAASAPQGERRPQGDRRPQQGEQRRAEGERRPQGDRRPQGGKPAQGSQHQGGDRRAQGQGANAGGNNGGGGNRGRGGRGRGRPGGGGGGGGRPRAAQG, encoded by the coding sequence ATGACTACTTTTGCTGACCTCGGGCTGTCGCAGCCCGTGCTCCAGGCCCTCGACATGAAGGGCTACAACACTCCCACCCCGATCCAGGAACAGGCGATCCCGCCGGTGCTCAAGGGCCGCGACCTGCTCGGCATCGCGCAGACCGGCACCGGCAAGACCGCGGCCTTCATGCTCCCCAGCATCGATCGCCTGCGCGAGGCGGACAAGCCGATCCCGTTCAAGTCCTGCCGCATGCTGGTTCTGGCGCCGACGCGCGAGCTGGCGGTGCAGATTGCCGACAGCGCCAAGGATTACGGCGCGCTCGCCGGGCTGAAGGTGCAATGCATCGTCGGCGGCACGAGCGTGGGCAAGGATCGCAACAAGCTGCACCGCGGCACCGACATTCTGGTCGCCACCCCGGGCCGTCTGCTTGATCTGATCGACCAGAAGGCGCTGAACCTCAACGGCATCGAAGTTCTGGTGCTCGACGAGGCCGATCAGATGCTCGATCTCGGCTTCATCCACGCCCTGCGCAAGATCCGCGAGCTCGCGCCCAAGGATCGCCAGACGCTGTTCTTCAGCGCCACCATGCCCAAGGCGATCAAGGAACTGGTGAGCGGCTATTGCCACAATCCGGTGCAGGTTTCGGTCACACCGGAAAGCACCACGGCCGAGCGCATCGACCAGTATCTCTTCATGGTCCAGCAGGACGAGAAGACGGCCCTGCTCGAAATGATCCTCAAGCGCCGCCATCAGGTGCCGGGCGAATTCGAGCGCATCCTGATCTTCACCCGCACCAAGCACGGCGCGGACCGCGTGGTGAAGAAGCTGCAACAGGCCGGGATCGAGAGCAATGCGATCCACGGCAACAAGTCGCAGCCGCAGCGCCAGCGCGCATTGGACGAGTTCCGCAAGGCGCGCGTGCCGGTGCTGATCGCCACGGATGTGGCCGCGCGCGGGATCGACATTCCGGGCGTCAGCCACGTGATCAATTACGAGCTGCCCAACGTGCCTGAGCAATATGTTCACCGCATTGGCCGCACCGCGCGTGCGGGCCGCGACGGGGTGGCGATTGCCTTCTGCGCCGAGGACGAGCGCGCCTACCTCAAGGATATTCGCAAGACGACCGGCGCCGAGCTTGAACGACTGCCCCTGCCGGACAATTTCCGCGCGGTGGTGGAAGGCGAAGGGCCCGAGAAGCCCGCGCCGCGCCAGCCGATGAAGCGGGTGCAGGCCCGTCCGCTCGGCCAGCGCAAGCCCCAGGGTGATCGCCGTCCGGATGGCGAACGTCGCCCGCAGCAGGGCGAACAGCGCCGTGCCGCCAGTGCGCCTCAGGGCGAGCGTCGTCCGCAAGGTGATCGTCGTCCGCAACAGGGCGAACAGCGCCGCGCCGAGGGCGAGCGCCGTCCGCAGGGTGATCGTCGTCCGCAGGGCGGCAAGCCCGCGCAGGGGTCGCAGCATCAGGGCGGTGATCGTCGAGCGCAGGGCCAGGGCGCCAATGCTGGCGGCAATAATGGCGGCGGCGGTAATCGTGGTCGCGGTGGCCGCGGGCGCGGTCGCCCCGGCGGCGGCGGCGGCGGTGGTGGTCGCCCCCGCGCAGCACAGGGCTGA
- the mce gene encoding methylmalonyl-CoA epimerase, which yields MKLGRLNHIGVATPSIADSIAFYRDVMGATKIHTPFDLEEQGVKVCFVDTPGADGVMNGTQIELIEPLGENSTLAGFLAKNPLGGQHHLCFEVPDIAEARAEFESLGKRILGPTRIGAHGTPIFFVHPKDMGGMLTEIMETPREDAHWSN from the coding sequence ATGAAACTCGGCCGATTGAACCACATCGGGGTCGCCACGCCCTCCATCGCCGATAGCATCGCCTTCTACCGCGACGTGATGGGCGCGACGAAGATCCATACGCCCTTCGACCTTGAGGAGCAGGGCGTGAAGGTCTGCTTCGTCGACACCCCCGGTGCGGACGGGGTGATGAACGGGACGCAGATCGAACTGATCGAGCCCTTGGGGGAAAACTCCACCCTCGCAGGCTTCCTCGCCAAGAACCCGCTCGGCGGGCAGCATCATCTGTGCTTCGAAGTGCCCGATATTGCCGAGGCGCGCGCCGAGTTCGAGAGCCTCGGCAAGCGCATCCTCGGCCCCACCCGCATCGGCGCGCACGGCACCCCTATCTTTTTCGTCCATCCCAAGGACATGGGCGGCATGCTTACCGAGATCATGGAGACCCCGCGCGAGGATGCGCACTGGTCTAATTAA
- a CDS encoding contact-dependent growth inhibition system immunity protein, which produces MSKKTREIRLEAEERWPTLYQFLGAYCHQDWPEDYGTPEAAVDAAIADYLLPMRQQVLQEWRDWNSTRGAEFDPRSAVNDGLGVYVYFKEPSDARQFMNLVYDKLIVSVRNETSKDWKP; this is translated from the coding sequence ATGAGCAAGAAAACGCGCGAGATTAGGTTGGAGGCCGAAGAGCGTTGGCCGACGCTCTATCAATTCTTGGGTGCCTATTGTCATCAGGATTGGCCTGAAGACTATGGCACGCCTGAAGCTGCAGTGGATGCAGCGATTGCTGATTACTTGCTGCCAATGCGCCAACAAGTTCTCCAGGAATGGAGGGATTGGAATTCAACGCGCGGTGCTGAGTTTGATCCACGCTCGGCGGTCAATGATGGTCTCGGCGTGTATGTCTATTTCAAAGAACCTTCCGATGCTCGGCAATTCATGAACTTGGTCTACGACAAGCTCATCGTCTCTGTGCGGAATGAAACTAGCAAGGACTGGAAACCATGA